The Paraburkholderia acidisoli genome contains a region encoding:
- a CDS encoding DUF1840 domain-containing protein — translation MLVTFKCHAAPDVTMLENLAQYLLGIIGKRLGERGVITHDELDTAITKLEAAIATDKKDRAEHEGHFHEGEEGHEHHEMPVGLAQRAFPFLDMLRAAQKEQNDIVWGI, via the coding sequence ATGCTGGTTACTTTCAAATGTCACGCTGCGCCGGACGTCACGATGCTGGAGAACCTCGCGCAGTATCTTCTCGGCATCATCGGCAAGCGGCTCGGCGAGCGCGGCGTGATCACGCACGATGAGCTCGACACGGCCATCACCAAGCTGGAAGCCGCCATCGCCACCGACAAAAAAGACCGCGCCGAACACGAAGGCCACTTCCACGAAGGCGAGGAAGGCCACGAGCATCACGAAATGCCGGTCGGCCTCGCGCAGCGCGCGTTTCCGTTCCTCGACATGCTGCGCGCGGCGCAGAAGGAACAGAACGACATCGTCTGGGGAATCTGA
- a CDS encoding acid-shock protein has translation MKKLMLMLTACGVAALAQPTFAQQPAAPQQASPATTYSPPTEKHVKKPKKKKMKKAAASTAAASE, from the coding sequence ATGAAAAAGCTGATGTTGATGTTGACCGCCTGCGGCGTCGCGGCGCTCGCCCAGCCCACGTTCGCGCAGCAGCCCGCCGCGCCCCAGCAGGCCAGCCCGGCGACCACGTATTCGCCGCCCACCGAAAAGCACGTGAAGAAGCCGAAGAAAAAGAAGATGAAGAAAGCGGCGGCTTCGACCGCGGCGGCGAGCGAGTGA
- the metH gene encoding methionine synthase: MTDHTLRLSGLEPFNVTEGTLFINVGERTNVTGSKAFARMILNGQFDEALAVARQQVENGAQVIDVNMDEAMLDSKAAMVRFMNLIASEPDIARVPIMIDSSKWDVIEAGLQCVQGKAIVNSISLKEGREQFVHHAKLIRRYGAASVVMAFDEQGQADTFQRKTEICKRSYDILVNEVGFPPEDIIFDPNIFAVATGIEEHNNYAVDFINATRWIKQNLPHAKISGGVSNVSFSFRGNDPVREAIHTVFLYHAIQAGMDMGIVNAGQLGVYADLDAELRERVEDVVLNRREDGTDRLLEIADKFKTGAAKKEENLEWRNQPVEKRLAHALVHGITNFIVDDTEEARAKIMGDGGRPINVIEGPLMDGMNVVGDLFGQGKMFLPQVVKSARVMKQAVAHLIPFIEEEKRLLAEAGGDVRAKGKIVIATVKGDVHDIGKNIVSVVLQCNNFEVVNMGVMVPCNEILAKAKVEGADIVGLSGLITPSLEEMAYVASEMQRDDYFRIKKIPLLIGGATTSRVHTAVKIAPHYEGPVVYVPDASRSVSVASSLLSDEGATKYIDELKTDYERIRDQHANRKATPLVTLEEARANKTKVDWASYTPVKPKFIGRRVFKNFDLNELANYIDWGPFFQTWDLAGPYPAILNDEIVGESARKVFSDAKSMLSRLIQGRWLQANGVIALLPANTVNDDDIEIYTDESRSEVALTWRNLRQQTVRPVVDGVMRPNRSLADFIAPKSSGVADYIGMFAVTAGIGVDVKEAQFEKDHDDYSAIMLKALADRFAEAFAESMHARVRRDLWGYAAGETLDNEALIDEKYAGIRPAPGYPACPDHLVKRDMFEVLQANEIGMSVTESLAMLPAASVSGFYLAHPDSTYFSVGKIGQDQLADYARRMALSDEDARRALAPQL, encoded by the coding sequence ATGACTGACCATACCCTGCGCCTCTCCGGCCTCGAACCCTTCAACGTGACCGAGGGCACGCTCTTCATCAACGTCGGCGAGCGGACCAACGTGACCGGCTCGAAGGCCTTCGCGCGCATGATCCTGAACGGCCAGTTCGACGAAGCGCTCGCGGTCGCGCGCCAGCAGGTCGAGAACGGCGCGCAGGTGATCGACGTGAACATGGACGAAGCCATGCTCGACTCGAAGGCGGCCATGGTGCGCTTCATGAACCTGATCGCGTCCGAGCCCGACATCGCGCGCGTGCCGATCATGATCGACTCGTCGAAGTGGGACGTGATCGAAGCGGGCCTGCAATGCGTGCAGGGCAAGGCCATCGTCAACTCGATCTCGCTCAAGGAAGGCCGCGAGCAGTTCGTGCATCACGCGAAGCTGATTCGCCGCTACGGCGCGGCGAGCGTGGTGATGGCGTTCGACGAGCAAGGCCAGGCCGACACGTTCCAGCGCAAGACCGAGATCTGCAAGCGCTCCTACGACATCCTCGTGAACGAAGTGGGCTTCCCGCCCGAAGACATCATCTTCGACCCGAACATCTTCGCGGTGGCCACGGGGATCGAGGAGCACAACAACTACGCCGTGGACTTCATCAACGCCACGCGCTGGATCAAGCAGAACCTGCCGCACGCGAAGATCAGCGGCGGCGTCTCGAACGTGTCGTTCTCGTTCCGCGGCAACGACCCGGTGCGCGAGGCGATTCACACCGTGTTCCTCTACCACGCCATTCAGGCGGGCATGGACATGGGCATCGTGAACGCGGGCCAGCTGGGCGTGTATGCCGATCTCGACGCCGAGCTGCGCGAGCGCGTGGAAGACGTGGTGCTGAACCGCCGCGAGGACGGCACCGACCGTCTGCTCGAGATCGCCGACAAGTTCAAGACCGGCGCGGCGAAGAAGGAAGAGAACCTCGAGTGGCGCAACCAGCCGGTCGAGAAGCGTCTCGCGCACGCGCTCGTGCACGGCATCACGAACTTCATCGTCGACGACACCGAAGAAGCGCGCGCGAAGATCATGGGCGACGGCGGCCGGCCGATCAACGTGATCGAAGGCCCGCTCATGGACGGCATGAACGTGGTCGGCGACCTGTTCGGTCAGGGCAAGATGTTCCTGCCGCAGGTGGTGAAGTCGGCGCGCGTGATGAAGCAGGCCGTGGCGCATCTGATTCCGTTCATCGAGGAAGAAAAGCGCCTGCTCGCGGAAGCGGGCGGCGACGTGCGCGCGAAGGGCAAGATCGTCATCGCCACCGTGAAGGGCGACGTGCACGACATCGGCAAGAACATCGTGTCGGTCGTGCTCCAGTGCAACAACTTCGAAGTGGTCAACATGGGCGTGATGGTCCCGTGCAACGAGATTCTCGCCAAGGCGAAGGTCGAAGGCGCGGACATCGTCGGGCTCTCGGGACTCATCACGCCGTCGCTCGAGGAAATGGCCTACGTCGCGAGCGAAATGCAGCGCGACGACTACTTCCGCATCAAGAAGATTCCGCTGCTGATCGGCGGCGCGACCACCTCGCGCGTGCACACGGCCGTGAAGATCGCGCCGCACTACGAAGGCCCGGTGGTGTACGTGCCCGACGCGTCGCGCTCGGTTTCCGTGGCGTCCAGCCTGCTCTCGGACGAAGGCGCGACGAAGTACATCGACGAACTCAAGACCGACTACGAGCGCATTCGCGACCAGCACGCCAACCGCAAGGCCACGCCGCTCGTGACGCTGGAAGAGGCGCGCGCGAACAAGACGAAGGTCGACTGGGCGAGCTACACGCCGGTGAAGCCGAAGTTCATCGGCCGCCGCGTGTTCAAGAACTTCGATCTCAACGAACTCGCGAACTATATCGACTGGGGTCCGTTCTTCCAGACGTGGGATCTGGCCGGCCCGTACCCGGCCATTCTCAACGACGAGATCGTGGGCGAGTCGGCGCGCAAGGTGTTTTCGGACGCGAAGTCGATGCTCTCGCGCTTGATTCAGGGCCGCTGGCTGCAGGCCAACGGCGTGATCGCGCTGTTGCCCGCGAACACCGTGAACGACGACGACATCGAGATCTACACCGACGAATCGCGCAGCGAAGTGGCGCTCACGTGGCGCAATCTGCGCCAGCAGACGGTGCGGCCGGTGGTGGACGGCGTGATGCGCCCGAACCGCTCGCTCGCCGACTTCATCGCGCCGAAAAGCTCGGGCGTGGCCGACTATATCGGCATGTTCGCGGTCACGGCGGGCATTGGTGTGGACGTGAAGGAAGCGCAGTTCGAGAAGGATCACGACGACTACAGCGCGATCATGCTCAAGGCGCTCGCCGACCGCTTCGCGGAAGCCTTCGCCGAGTCGATGCACGCGCGCGTGCGCCGCGATCTGTGGGGCTACGCGGCGGGCGAAACGCTCGACAACGAGGCGCTTATCGACGAGAAGTACGCGGGCATCCGTCCGGCGCCGGGCTACCCCGCGTGCCCGGATCACCTCGTGAAGCGCGACATGTTCGAGGTGCTGCAGGCGAACGAGATCGGCATGAGCGTGACGGAGTCGCTGGCCATGCTGCCGGCCGCGAGCGTCTCGGGCTTCTATCTCGCGCACCCGGACAGCACGTACTTCTCGGTGGGCAAGATCGGCCAGGATCAGCTCGCCGACTACGCGCGCCGCATGGCGCTCTCCGACGAAGACGCGCGCCGCGCGCTGGCGCCGCAGCTATAA
- a CDS encoding homocysteine S-methyltransferase family protein codes for MNQSVKTAHYTRGAALVAQLAARIVILDGAMGTMIQRYKLDEAAYRGERFKDYARDIKGNNELLSLTQPQIISEIHEQYLAAGSDIIETNTFGATTVAQDDYGMGDLAIEMNVESAKLARAACDKYSTPDKPRFVAGAIGPTPKTASISPDVNDPGARNVTFEELRRAYYEQAKALMDGGCDLFLVETIFDTLNAKAALFALDQLFEDTGENLPIMISGTVTDASGRILSGQTVEAFWNSLRHAKPLTFGLNCALGAALMRPYIAELAKLCDTYVSCYPNAGLPNPMSDTGFDETPADTSALLKEFASAGLVNVAGGCCGTTPEHIAAIAKALAEIKPRRWPGQYRDAA; via the coding sequence ATGAACCAGTCCGTTAAAACTGCCCACTACACGCGCGGCGCCGCGCTCGTCGCGCAGCTCGCCGCGCGCATCGTCATCCTCGACGGCGCGATGGGCACGATGATCCAGCGCTACAAGCTCGACGAAGCCGCCTACCGCGGCGAGCGCTTCAAGGACTACGCGCGCGATATCAAGGGCAACAACGAACTGCTCTCGCTCACGCAGCCGCAGATCATCAGCGAGATTCACGAGCAATATCTCGCGGCGGGCTCGGACATCATCGAGACCAACACGTTCGGCGCGACCACGGTCGCCCAGGACGACTACGGCATGGGCGATCTGGCGATCGAGATGAACGTCGAATCGGCGAAACTCGCGCGCGCCGCGTGCGACAAGTATTCGACGCCCGACAAGCCGCGCTTCGTCGCGGGCGCGATCGGACCGACGCCGAAAACCGCGAGCATCTCGCCCGACGTGAACGATCCGGGCGCGCGCAACGTGACCTTCGAGGAACTGCGCCGCGCTTACTACGAGCAGGCCAAGGCGCTCATGGACGGCGGCTGCGACCTCTTCCTCGTGGAAACGATCTTCGACACGCTCAACGCCAAGGCCGCGCTGTTCGCGCTCGACCAGCTGTTCGAAGACACCGGCGAAAATCTGCCGATCATGATCTCGGGCACCGTGACCGACGCCTCGGGCCGCATTCTCTCGGGTCAAACCGTGGAAGCGTTCTGGAATTCGCTGCGTCACGCGAAGCCGCTCACCTTCGGCTTGAACTGCGCGCTCGGCGCGGCGCTCATGCGCCCGTATATCGCCGAACTCGCGAAGCTCTGCGACACCTACGTTTCGTGCTACCCGAACGCGGGCCTGCCGAATCCCATGAGCGACACGGGCTTCGACGAAACGCCGGCGGATACGTCGGCGCTGCTCAAGGAATTCGCCTCGGCCGGTCTCGTGAACGTGGCGGGCGGTTGCTGCGGCACGACGCCGGAGCACATCGCGGCCATCGCCAAAGCGCTCGCCGAAATCAAGCCGCGCCGCTGGCCGGGCCAGTATCGCGACGCGGCCTGA
- a CDS encoding BTH_I0359 family protein — protein sequence MQMIYNSPNYCVVEFPPQDGHVAMSSGGYEIVDKNSRRELFIDGMMAARFREDVQKLMDEDQSLDEVDEFLGQFDSLMQQPVVLH from the coding sequence ATGCAGATGATCTACAACAGTCCGAACTATTGCGTAGTCGAATTTCCGCCGCAGGATGGCCATGTCGCCATGAGTTCCGGCGGCTATGAGATCGTCGACAAGAACTCGCGTCGCGAGCTATTTATCGACGGCATGATGGCGGCACGTTTTCGCGAAGACGTGCAGAAGTTGATGGATGAGGACCAGTCGCTCGACGAGGTGGATGAATTCCTCGGGCAGTTCGACAGCCTCATGCAGCAACCCGTCGTGCTTCACTGA
- the pcaD gene encoding 3-oxoadipate enol-lactonase, which translates to MQVTVNGIDTHYVHDDRSGGPALAFVHQLGGDLSIWDTLAGHFRHRYSVLRYDVRGHGASRVAREAFDFGALGSDLAALLDVAGIKRAHIVGMSMGGMIAQQFALDHPDRVLTLTLCDTASHTAAEARASWDTRAETVRREGLAALADATMARWFTAEFRGAQPHVIDRVRDVFLRTPAEGYAMACEALRNFDVEERLAQVRAPVLAVAGRHDTGTPSANTQAMARAIPDSHFVVLDAAHLAPIEESHRFTALLETFLKQQI; encoded by the coding sequence ATGCAAGTGACTGTCAACGGCATCGACACGCACTATGTCCACGACGACAGAAGCGGCGGTCCCGCGCTGGCGTTCGTGCATCAGCTCGGCGGTGATCTGTCGATCTGGGACACGCTGGCAGGTCACTTCCGCCATCGTTACAGCGTGCTGCGTTACGACGTGCGTGGGCACGGCGCGAGTCGCGTCGCGCGCGAGGCATTCGACTTTGGCGCGCTCGGCAGCGATCTCGCCGCATTGCTCGACGTTGCTGGCATCAAACGTGCACATATCGTTGGCATGTCCATGGGCGGCATGATCGCGCAGCAGTTCGCGCTCGATCACCCCGACCGTGTGCTCACGCTCACGTTATGCGATACCGCGAGCCATACCGCCGCCGAAGCGCGCGCCAGCTGGGACACACGCGCGGAAACGGTACGGCGCGAAGGTCTCGCCGCGCTCGCCGACGCCACCATGGCGCGCTGGTTCACCGCGGAATTCCGCGGCGCGCAGCCTCATGTGATCGACCGTGTGCGCGACGTGTTTTTGCGCACACCCGCCGAAGGTTACGCAATGGCGTGCGAGGCGTTACGTAACTTCGACGTGGAGGAGCGGCTCGCGCAGGTGCGGGCGCCGGTTCTCGCGGTAGCAGGACGGCATGACACAGGCACGCCATCTGCAAACACACAGGCGATGGCGCGCGCCATTCCGGATTCGCATTTCGTCGTGCTGGATGCGGCGCATCTGGCCCCGATCGAGGAGTCGCATCGCTTTACCGCGTTGCTAGAGACGTTCCTCAAGCAGCAGATCTAA
- a CDS encoding DUF3108 domain-containing protein: MPETAASTEARPTRHTDPDARPRRHAWRWVAAFVAVTVLHWVAAEWIERHRGAPPPVAHVRVPVQVALLKTERIEREAPPPASPAKAAPQPAPRPKPKPAEPHTLQAVSPAKPHPATPAAASAATEAAAPDAASATNTGASGNGASHAASGNGNTPNAQAPQASHGIRFSVPPSGELQYDTFFNGVRNQPGTIHWFSDGQRYEMVVSVPLPFVGTFSWTSKGHVDAFGLAPDQYIEQRGRRAADIAVFDRNNKQIVFTRTPNSLALPDGAQDRFSMVMQLASLVRGNPGAYTPGVTREFYVADNDSGETWPITTIGDETVNTDHGYVSARHFMRLPRHDGDKRRIDVWLAPSLGWLPVRLVQTEPNGNQFELVWRGALTVPRAGARPADQPAPAVPSAPADAGNPAPASEPAVTPDASSNAAPATSDPAQPAPAAPSAASPDAVTSPGSLSTPPSTPPSTPPQAPLPSPAPSQAPPPSPDATGAQAEHP, from the coding sequence ATGCCCGAAACCGCCGCCTCGACCGAGGCCCGCCCCACGCGCCACACCGACCCGGACGCGCGCCCACGCCGGCACGCGTGGCGCTGGGTCGCGGCGTTCGTCGCGGTAACGGTGCTGCATTGGGTCGCGGCGGAATGGATCGAGCGTCATCGCGGCGCGCCGCCGCCCGTCGCGCACGTGCGCGTGCCGGTGCAGGTCGCGCTGCTCAAGACCGAGCGCATCGAGCGCGAGGCACCGCCGCCCGCGAGCCCGGCCAAGGCCGCGCCCCAACCCGCGCCCAGGCCGAAGCCCAAGCCCGCCGAACCGCACACGCTGCAAGCCGTCTCGCCGGCGAAGCCGCATCCGGCCACGCCCGCGGCGGCCTCGGCGGCCACGGAAGCGGCGGCGCCCGATGCGGCTTCCGCCACAAATACCGGAGCGAGCGGCAACGGCGCGAGCCACGCGGCGTCCGGCAACGGCAATACGCCGAACGCGCAAGCGCCGCAGGCGTCGCACGGCATCCGGTTTTCGGTGCCGCCTTCGGGCGAGTTGCAGTACGACACGTTCTTCAACGGCGTGCGCAATCAGCCTGGCACGATCCACTGGTTCAGCGACGGCCAGCGCTACGAAATGGTCGTCTCCGTGCCGCTGCCCTTCGTCGGCACGTTCAGCTGGACCAGCAAAGGCCATGTCGATGCGTTCGGCCTCGCGCCCGATCAGTACATCGAACAGCGCGGCCGCCGCGCCGCCGACATCGCCGTGTTCGATCGCAACAACAAACAAATCGTCTTCACGCGCACGCCCAATTCGCTGGCGCTGCCCGACGGCGCGCAGGATCGCTTCAGCATGGTGATGCAGCTCGCGAGCCTCGTGCGCGGCAATCCCGGCGCGTACACGCCCGGCGTCACGCGCGAGTTCTACGTGGCCGACAACGACAGCGGCGAAACCTGGCCGATCACCACCATCGGCGACGAAACCGTGAACACCGATCACGGCTACGTGAGCGCGCGCCACTTCATGCGGCTGCCGCGCCACGACGGCGACAAGCGGCGCATCGACGTGTGGCTCGCGCCTTCGCTCGGCTGGCTACCCGTGCGCCTCGTGCAGACCGAGCCGAACGGCAACCAGTTCGAGCTCGTGTGGCGCGGCGCGCTGACGGTGCCGCGCGCGGGTGCGCGTCCGGCGGATCAGCCCGCACCGGCGGTGCCGAGCGCGCCCGCCGACGCGGGCAATCCGGCGCCCGCGTCCGAACCCGCGGTCACGCCCGATGCGTCGTCGAACGCGGCGCCCGCGACGTCAGATCCGGCCCAGCCCGCGCCCGCAGCACCGTCGGCGGCATCGCCCGATGCGGTGACGTCGCCCGGGTCGCTGTCCACGCCGCCGTCCACGCCGCCATCCACGCCGCCGCAAGCGCCGTTGCCATCGCCGGCACCATCGCAAGCACCGCCGCCATCGCCCGACGCTACCGGCGCACAAGCCGAGCATCCCTGA
- a CDS encoding IclR family transcriptional regulator: MPPTARPDLDHATSDDLADATDLNDTADAPEASEEKLRSGIQSIEVGFRLLEVLTSEPRAMMLRDLAQRAGMSPAKAHRYLVSFLRLGMVAQDPLTGRYELGGFALQLGLARLARVDGVKLARLALTELRDALDITVGIAVWGNQGPTVVHWLESSHPAKASLKLGDVMPMLSSATGLLFAAYLPRSKTAPMIERELAGAQHYSYGSTPRTAEALERALEDVREHGAARVEGMLLPTIHAFCTPVFDASGDLALGLIALGHEGAFDIHWNGAVDIALRDCARKLSYELGHGATPREASARP; encoded by the coding sequence ATGCCGCCAACCGCCCGCCCCGACCTCGACCACGCCACCAGCGACGATCTCGCCGACGCCACGGACTTGAACGACACCGCCGACGCCCCCGAAGCCAGCGAAGAAAAACTGCGCTCCGGCATCCAGTCGATCGAAGTGGGCTTCCGCCTGCTCGAGGTGCTGACCAGCGAACCGCGCGCGATGATGCTGCGCGATCTCGCGCAACGCGCGGGCATGAGCCCGGCGAAGGCGCACCGCTACCTCGTGAGCTTCCTGCGCCTGGGCATGGTCGCGCAGGATCCGCTCACGGGCCGCTACGAACTGGGCGGCTTCGCGCTGCAACTGGGTCTCGCGCGGCTCGCGCGCGTGGACGGCGTGAAGCTCGCGCGCCTCGCGCTCACCGAATTGCGCGACGCGCTCGACATCACCGTGGGCATCGCCGTGTGGGGCAACCAGGGGCCGACGGTCGTGCACTGGCTGGAGTCGAGCCATCCCGCCAAGGCGTCGCTCAAGCTCGGCGACGTCATGCCCATGCTGAGTTCGGCCACGGGCCTGCTGTTCGCCGCCTACCTGCCGCGCAGCAAGACCGCGCCGATGATCGAGCGCGAACTCGCGGGCGCGCAGCACTATTCTTACGGCTCGACGCCGCGCACGGCCGAGGCGCTCGAACGCGCGCTCGAAGACGTGCGCGAGCACGGCGCGGCGCGCGTGGAAGGCATGCTGCTGCCAACCATTCACGCGTTCTGCACGCCGGTGTTCGACGCGAGCGGCGACCTCGCGCTCGGCCTCATCGCGCTCGGTCACGAAGGCGCGTTCGACATTCACTGGAACGGCGCCGTGGATATCGCGTTGCGCGACTGCGCGCGCAAGCTCTCGTACGAACTCGGCCATGGCGCGACGCCGCGCGAGGCTTCGGCACGGCCTTGA
- a CDS encoding fumarylacetoacetate hydrolase family protein produces the protein MKLATLKDGTRDGQLIVVSRDLRTAAIADTIAPTLQRVLDDWRFYAPQLAELYEALNHGRARNAFSFDANACMAPLPRAYQWADGSSYVNHVELVRRARGAEMPAEFWTDPLMYQGGSDDFIGARDDIVCASEAFGIDFEAEVAVITGDVPMGAAPDEALRAVRLVTLVNDVSLRNLIPAELAKGFGFFQSKPASAFSPVAVTPDELGEHWREGRVHLPMLVYWNGKKVGQPDAGTDMVFPFGQLIAHAAKTRNLRAGAIVGSGTVSNKDAKRGYCCIAEKRCLEMIEHGAAQTEFMKFGDTVKIEMLDDAGKSIFGAIDQAVAPLTPDA, from the coding sequence ATGAAACTTGCCACGCTCAAAGACGGAACCCGTGACGGCCAGCTGATCGTCGTGTCGCGCGACCTGCGCACCGCCGCCATTGCCGACACGATCGCGCCCACGCTGCAGCGCGTGCTCGACGACTGGCGCTTCTACGCGCCGCAGCTCGCCGAGCTTTACGAGGCGCTCAATCACGGCCGCGCCCGCAACGCGTTCAGCTTCGACGCGAACGCGTGCATGGCGCCGCTGCCGCGCGCTTATCAATGGGCCGACGGCTCGTCGTACGTCAATCACGTCGAACTCGTGCGGCGCGCGCGCGGCGCCGAAATGCCGGCCGAGTTCTGGACCGACCCGCTCATGTACCAGGGCGGCAGCGACGACTTCATCGGCGCGCGCGACGACATCGTGTGCGCGTCCGAGGCCTTCGGCATCGACTTCGAAGCCGAGGTGGCCGTGATCACCGGCGACGTGCCGATGGGCGCCGCGCCCGACGAAGCGCTGCGCGCCGTGCGCCTCGTTACGCTCGTCAACGACGTCTCGCTGCGCAACCTGATTCCCGCCGAACTCGCGAAGGGGTTCGGCTTCTTCCAGAGCAAGCCCGCGAGCGCGTTCTCGCCGGTGGCCGTGACGCCCGACGAACTCGGCGAGCACTGGCGCGAAGGCCGCGTGCATCTGCCGATGCTGGTGTACTGGAACGGCAAGAAGGTCGGCCAGCCCGACGCGGGCACCGACATGGTGTTCCCGTTTGGCCAGCTGATCGCGCACGCGGCGAAGACGCGCAACCTGCGCGCGGGCGCGATCGTCGGCTCGGGCACGGTCTCGAACAAGGACGCGAAGCGCGGCTACTGCTGTATCGCCGAAAAGCGCTGCCTGGAAATGATCGAGCACGGCGCGGCGCAAACGGAGTTCATGAAGTTCGGCGACACGGTGAAGATCGAAATGCTCGACGACGCGGGCAAGTCGATCTTCGGCGCGATCGACCAGGCCGTGGCGCCGCTCACGCCGGACGCGTGA
- a CDS encoding ABC transporter substrate-binding protein: MHASRRDRFTARFTARFKARFKAHAIASAAALVALTPALALAQVKIGLVISLTGPAASLGIPERDTAAMLPTTIAGQQVQYIVLDDASDTTQAVQDTKKLIDEQHVDAIVGSSITPNSLAMLDVIAQGETPTISLASSAKIIEPVDDKRHWMFKTPQTDAMMAGAIAEHAAARNVKTLAYIGQNDALGETFYAEVAKAAQQHNIKVVASERFNRTDPSVTGQVLKILATHPDAVVVGAAGTPAALPPKTLKERGYKGLIYHNHGVGNRDFLRVCGADCNGTFLPASQVLVASQLPEDRAGRRLALDYIARFEAKYGAGTVSAFGAYTWDAGMLLSSAIPVALKSGKPGTPEFRRALRDALEATRGLQDTNGVVNMSATDHLGLDAKARVMVEIRDGKWVYQPK, encoded by the coding sequence ATGCACGCCTCTCGCCGGGATCGCTTCACAGCCCGCTTCACCGCCCGCTTCAAAGCCCGCTTCAAAGCCCACGCCATCGCCAGCGCCGCAGCGCTGGTCGCGTTGACGCCCGCGCTCGCGCTCGCCCAGGTCAAGATCGGCCTTGTGATCTCGCTCACGGGCCCGGCCGCCTCGCTCGGCATTCCCGAGCGCGACACCGCGGCCATGCTGCCCACGACCATCGCGGGCCAGCAGGTGCAGTACATCGTGCTCGACGACGCCTCGGACACGACCCAGGCCGTGCAGGACACGAAAAAGCTCATCGACGAACAACACGTGGACGCCATCGTCGGTTCGTCGATCACGCCGAATTCGCTGGCCATGCTCGACGTGATCGCGCAAGGCGAGACGCCCACGATCTCGCTGGCATCGTCGGCGAAAATCATCGAACCGGTGGACGACAAGCGCCACTGGATGTTCAAGACGCCGCAAACCGACGCGATGATGGCGGGCGCGATCGCCGAGCACGCGGCCGCGCGCAACGTGAAGACGCTCGCGTATATCGGCCAGAACGACGCGCTCGGCGAGACCTTTTACGCCGAAGTCGCGAAGGCCGCGCAGCAGCACAACATCAAGGTCGTCGCGAGCGAGCGCTTCAATCGCACCGACCCGAGCGTGACGGGCCAGGTGCTCAAGATTCTCGCCACGCATCCCGACGCCGTGGTCGTGGGCGCGGCCGGCACGCCCGCCGCGCTGCCCCCGAAAACGCTCAAGGAGCGCGGCTACAAGGGCCTCATCTATCACAACCACGGCGTGGGCAACCGCGACTTCCTGCGCGTGTGCGGCGCCGACTGCAACGGCACCTTCCTGCCCGCGAGCCAGGTGCTGGTCGCCTCGCAACTGCCCGAAGACCGCGCCGGCCGGCGTCTCGCGCTCGACTACATTGCGCGCTTCGAGGCGAAGTACGGCGCGGGCACGGTCTCGGCGTTCGGCGCGTACACGTGGGACGCGGGCATGCTGCTCAGCAGTGCGATTCCGGTCGCGCTCAAGTCGGGCAAGCCCGGCACGCCCGAATTCCGCCGCGCGCTGCGCGACGCGCTCGAAGCGACGCGCGGGCTGCAGGACACCAACGGCGTGGTCAACATGAGCGCCACCGACCACCTCGGCCTCGACGCGAAGGCGCGCGTGATGGTCGAGATCCGCGACGGCAAGTGGGTGTATCAGCCGAAATAA
- a CDS encoding enoyl-CoA hydratase/isomerase family protein — MNDPFYERYHALRVRRHEHGIVEIVMSGEGTNKSGLATADAHMHRELAEIWRDVDRDPDARVAVIRGEGKGFSAGGDLQLVEDMATHFDVRARVWREARDLVYNVINCSKPIVSAMHGPAVGAGLVAGLLADISIATKSARIIDGHTRLGVAAGDHAAIVWPLLCGMAKAKYYLLLCEPVSGAEAERIGLVSLAVDDNDLLPKAFEVAKRLASGSQTAVRWTKYALNNWLRSAGPTFDTSLALEFMGFSGPDVREGVQSLRERRAPDFPGGEPF; from the coding sequence ATGAACGATCCTTTTTACGAGCGCTATCACGCCTTGCGCGTGCGGCGGCATGAGCACGGTATCGTCGAGATCGTGATGAGCGGCGAAGGCACCAACAAGAGCGGCCTCGCCACCGCCGACGCGCACATGCATCGCGAACTCGCGGAAATCTGGCGCGACGTGGACCGTGACCCGGACGCGCGCGTGGCCGTGATCCGCGGCGAGGGCAAGGGCTTTTCGGCGGGCGGCGACCTGCAACTCGTCGAAGACATGGCCACGCATTTCGACGTGCGCGCGCGCGTCTGGCGCGAGGCGCGCGACCTCGTCTACAACGTCATCAACTGCAGCAAGCCGATCGTTTCGGCGATGCACGGCCCGGCCGTGGGCGCGGGCCTCGTCGCGGGCCTGCTCGCCGACATCTCCATCGCCACGAAAAGCGCGCGCATTATCGACGGTCATACGCGGCTGGGCGTGGCGGCGGGCGATCACGCGGCGATCGTCTGGCCGCTGCTGTGCGGCATGGCGAAGGCGAAGTACTACCTGCTGCTGTGCGAGCCGGTGAGCGGCGCGGAAGCCGAGCGGATCGGCCTCGTCTCGCTCGCCGTCGACGACAACGACCTGCTGCCGAAGGCGTTCGAAGTGGCGAAGCGCCTCGCGAGCGGTTCGCAGACGGCGGTGCGCTGGACCAAGTACGCGCTCAACAACTGGCTGCGCTCGGCGGGGCCGACCTTCGATACGTCGCTCGCGCTCGAATTCATGGGCTTTTCCGGGCCGGACGTGCGCGAAGGCGTGCAGTCGCTGCGCGAACGCCGCGCGCCCGATTTTCCGGGCGGCGAACCGTTCTGA